In Flagellatimonas centrodinii, a single window of DNA contains:
- the metE gene encoding 5-methyltetrahydropteroyltriglutamate--homocysteine S-methyltransferase translates to MTTTHILGFPRIGARRELKRALEDHWRGALDADGLQAVGRELRARHWELQRAAGLDYVSVGDFAWYDHLHTVTALCSAAPARFGLGERVDLAGYFAMARGTPAQPALAMKKWFDTNYHYLVPELGPDSRFALNREWLFPEVDEALATGHPVKVVLPGPLTWLWLASAPAGFNKLDLLSPLLNVYYAVAEALKARGVAWLQLDEPILSLDLPPEWVAALPVVYGELAPAAPPILLATYFGDVAAHAEVLAALPIAGLHLDLVRAPDQLDTFLEHGPADRVLSLGVVDGRNLWRTDLTRALARLHPLKARLGDRLWLSASCSLLHVPHDLDQEDQLDPRIKAWMAFANQKLTELNTLKRALDEGEAAVWPALYAAARAIEDRRSAPSTQVAAVRNRVAALTDADTRRQSPFPTRIAAQQARLKLPPLPTTTIGSFPQTAEIRATRAAFKAGRIGEAEYITAMQAEIREVVDRQEALGLDVLVHGEPERNDMVEYFGEQLDGYAFTRFGWVQSYGSRCVKPPVIHGDVSRPKPMTVAWSQYAQRLTDKPMKGMLSGPLTMLFWSFVRDDLPRHEVALQLALALRDEVVDLEAAGIRVIQIDEPTLREGLPLKQADWPAYLDWAVRAFRITAAGVRDDTQIHTHMCYSEFNDILPAIAALDADVITIETSRGKMKLLEGFADFRYPNDIGPGLYDIHSPRVPSGEEMQALLDRALAVIPAERLWVNPDCGLKTRGWPETEAALRAMVAAAHAARADRFEHPAAVSPRREDRTAPVGWRRDCG, encoded by the coding sequence ATGACCACCACCCACATCCTCGGCTTTCCCCGCATCGGCGCCCGCCGTGAACTCAAGCGCGCGCTGGAGGACCACTGGCGCGGCGCGCTCGACGCCGACGGCCTGCAGGCCGTGGGGCGCGAACTGCGCGCCCGTCACTGGGAACTGCAGCGGGCCGCCGGGCTGGACTACGTGAGCGTCGGCGACTTCGCCTGGTACGACCACCTGCACACCGTCACCGCACTGTGCTCTGCGGCGCCGGCGCGCTTCGGTCTGGGCGAACGGGTGGATCTCGCCGGCTACTTCGCCATGGCCCGCGGCACCCCCGCGCAGCCGGCCCTGGCCATGAAGAAGTGGTTCGATACCAACTACCACTATCTGGTACCCGAGCTGGGCCCGGACAGCCGCTTCGCGCTGAACCGCGAGTGGCTGTTTCCCGAGGTCGATGAAGCGCTGGCCACCGGCCACCCGGTCAAGGTGGTGCTGCCCGGCCCGCTGACCTGGCTGTGGCTGGCCAGCGCCCCTGCCGGCTTCAACAAGCTGGACCTGCTGTCCCCACTCCTCAACGTCTACTACGCTGTCGCCGAAGCGCTGAAGGCGCGCGGCGTGGCCTGGCTGCAGCTCGATGAGCCGATCCTGTCGCTGGACCTGCCGCCCGAGTGGGTCGCCGCCCTGCCGGTGGTGTACGGCGAACTGGCGCCCGCCGCACCGCCGATCCTGCTGGCCACCTACTTCGGCGATGTCGCCGCCCATGCCGAGGTGCTGGCGGCGCTGCCGATCGCCGGCCTGCATCTCGATCTGGTGCGCGCGCCCGACCAGCTCGACACCTTCCTCGAACACGGGCCGGCGGACCGGGTGCTGTCCCTGGGTGTGGTCGACGGCCGCAACCTGTGGCGCACCGATCTCACCCGCGCCCTAGCGCGGCTGCACCCGCTGAAGGCCCGCCTGGGGGACCGACTGTGGCTGTCCGCCTCCTGCTCGCTGCTGCATGTGCCCCACGATCTCGACCAGGAGGACCAGCTCGATCCGCGCATCAAGGCGTGGATGGCCTTTGCCAACCAGAAGCTGACCGAGCTGAACACCCTCAAGCGCGCACTGGATGAAGGCGAGGCGGCGGTGTGGCCGGCGCTGTACGCCGCGGCCCGGGCGATCGAGGACCGTCGCTCGGCGCCCAGTACGCAGGTGGCTGCCGTACGCAACCGCGTCGCCGCGCTGACCGACGCGGATACCCGCCGTCAGTCTCCCTTCCCCACCCGCATCGCCGCCCAGCAGGCGCGGTTGAAGCTGCCGCCGCTGCCCACCACCACCATCGGCTCCTTTCCCCAGACGGCCGAGATCCGGGCAACACGCGCCGCCTTCAAGGCCGGGCGCATCGGTGAGGCCGAATACATCACCGCCATGCAGGCGGAGATCCGCGAGGTGGTCGACCGGCAGGAAGCGCTGGGGCTGGACGTGCTGGTGCACGGCGAACCCGAGCGCAACGACATGGTCGAGTACTTCGGCGAGCAGCTCGACGGCTATGCCTTCACCCGCTTCGGCTGGGTGCAGAGCTACGGCTCGCGCTGCGTCAAGCCGCCGGTGATCCACGGCGACGTCTCCCGGCCGAAGCCGATGACGGTGGCGTGGTCACAGTACGCGCAGCGCCTCACCGACAAGCCGATGAAGGGCATGCTCAGCGGTCCGCTGACGATGCTGTTCTGGAGTTTCGTGCGCGACGACCTGCCGCGGCACGAGGTGGCGCTGCAACTGGCTCTGGCCCTGCGCGACGAGGTGGTGGACCTGGAAGCCGCCGGCATCCGCGTCATCCAGATCGACGAACCGACCCTGCGCGAAGGCTTGCCGCTGAAGCAGGCCGACTGGCCGGCCTACCTCGACTGGGCCGTGCGCGCCTTCCGCATCACTGCCGCCGGCGTGCGCGACGACACCCAGATCCACACCCACATGTGCTACTCCGAGTTCAACGACATCCTGCCCGCCATCGCGGCGCTGGACGCCGATGTCATCACCATCGAAACCTCGCGCGGCAAGATGAAACTGCTGGAGGGCTTCGCCGATTTCCGTTACCCCAACGACATCGGCCCGGGCCTCTACGATATCCACTCGCCGCGCGTGCCCTCGGGCGAGGAGATGCAGGCACTGCTGGACCGCGCGCTGGCGGTCATCCCCGCCGAACGGCTGTGGGTGAACCCCGACTGCGGCCTCAAAACCCGCGGCTGGCCGGAAACCGAAGCGGCGCTGCGGGCGATGGTGGCGGCCGCTCATGCCGCAAGAGCCGACCGCTTCGAACATCCGGCGGCCGTCAGTCCCCGTCGCGAAGACCGGACAGCCCCGGTGGGCTGGCGTCGTGATTGCGGCTGA
- a CDS encoding PepSY-associated TM helix domain-containing protein gives MFKLSQARTKTLLAIHGGSAVGLGLLLYAVIVTGVASVFSDEIGDWSSPLPQAVGDPFVPGTDALVRTLASDIDPRYADELTLFPSAGGRLAAFFHTHEEDADGHPEEVGVLAHFDPLRRQRLALREGSVATLFEGDRDNALAQFMVDLHVRLHLPHPWGLLLTGVLGLAMLVAAVTGFVLHRHLIRELFTLRRRGDALLTARDAHVIAGTWNLPFAFLLAFTGSYFSFGSAFGIPAMAMIAFEGDQERLIETVIGEPPGDDPRPAAMADLDAMIADARERSGAAPAFVQVAHWGRADAQVTIFADYRPGALTGPTYLYRGATGDFLRTKPVLGQAPSMGSTLFELMTPLHFGNFAGVFSKVLWFALGFAGAYVSFTGLRLWTQRRQDQPGWAPLARATLWVGYGLPLALVAAAWGYFPARQVGGEVETAMFTAFFSAAALAAWPAWRWPAARARRVLLALNGLALLGLPLLRLLSGGPGWERAMTGGLLDLLALDLALTLGGLLCLWAARRRPPPPAAVVADAQAGVAHEH, from the coding sequence ATGTTCAAACTTTCACAGGCGCGTACCAAAACGCTGTTGGCGATCCATGGTGGCAGTGCGGTGGGGCTCGGGTTGCTGCTGTACGCCGTGATCGTCACCGGTGTCGCCTCGGTGTTCTCGGACGAGATCGGCGATTGGTCCAGCCCGCTGCCGCAGGCGGTGGGCGATCCGTTCGTGCCGGGCACCGACGCCCTGGTGCGGACGCTGGCCAGTGATATTGATCCGCGGTACGCCGATGAGTTGACCCTGTTCCCGTCTGCCGGAGGCCGGTTGGCGGCGTTCTTCCACACCCATGAAGAAGACGCCGACGGACATCCCGAGGAAGTGGGCGTGCTGGCCCACTTCGACCCCCTGCGCCGCCAGCGTCTGGCGTTGCGCGAAGGGTCGGTGGCCACGCTGTTCGAAGGCGACCGTGACAACGCGCTGGCGCAGTTCATGGTGGACCTGCATGTGCGCCTGCACCTGCCGCACCCCTGGGGGCTGCTGCTGACCGGTGTGCTGGGGCTGGCGATGCTGGTGGCGGCGGTCACCGGTTTCGTGCTGCACCGTCATCTGATCCGCGAGCTGTTCACCCTGCGCCGGCGTGGCGATGCCTTGCTGACCGCGCGGGATGCGCATGTCATTGCCGGGACCTGGAATCTGCCGTTCGCCTTCCTGCTGGCCTTCACCGGCAGCTATTTCAGTTTCGGCAGTGCCTTCGGCATTCCGGCGATGGCGATGATTGCCTTCGAGGGCGACCAGGAGCGCCTGATCGAAACCGTGATCGGCGAACCGCCCGGCGACGATCCGCGGCCGGCGGCCATGGCCGATCTCGATGCCATGATCGCTGATGCGCGTGAGCGCAGCGGCGCCGCACCGGCCTTCGTGCAGGTGGCGCACTGGGGGCGGGCCGATGCGCAGGTGACGATTTTCGCCGACTACCGGCCGGGGGCCCTCACCGGGCCGACCTACCTGTATCGGGGGGCAACCGGCGACTTCCTGCGGACCAAGCCGGTCCTCGGCCAGGCGCCGTCGATGGGCAGCACGCTGTTCGAGCTGATGACACCGCTGCATTTCGGCAACTTTGCCGGGGTGTTCTCCAAGGTGCTGTGGTTCGCGCTCGGCTTCGCCGGCGCCTACGTCAGCTTCACCGGCCTGCGGCTGTGGACTCAGCGCCGACAGGACCAGCCCGGATGGGCGCCACTGGCGCGGGCCACCTTGTGGGTCGGCTACGGCTTGCCGCTGGCGTTGGTCGCCGCGGCCTGGGGCTACTTCCCGGCGCGTCAGGTCGGAGGTGAGGTGGAGACCGCCATGTTCACCGCCTTTTTTTCCGCCGCAGCGCTGGCGGCCTGGCCGGCCTGGCGATGGCCGGCGGCCCGGGCGCGACGGGTGCTGCTGGCCCTCAACGGGCTGGCGCTGCTGGGCTTGCCGCTGCTGCGCCTGCTGTCGGGTGGGCCGGGCTGGGAGCGGGCGATGACCGGCGGATTGCTTGACCTGTTGGCGCTGGATCTCGCCCTCACGCTGGGCGGCCTGCTCTGCCTTTGGGCGGCGCGCCGCCGGCCGCCGCCACCGGCGGCGGTGGTCGCCGACGCGCAGGCGGGGGTGGCCCATGAACACTGA
- a CDS encoding TonB-dependent receptor, whose protein sequence is MAKRQWQREVWWLVACAWSLPLAAQPEPTPAPYDDTIPVAPLVDEGAPDDAATAIDTLVVYGEKLGRSLNETASSVGVVTREDLAAGSEADMRSVVTQFGNVVAAGGDREIAIRGIPLTGIGGEGETISVYLDGVALPPQAARFAGPLSAWDLEQVEVLRGAQSTNQGRNSLAGSVVLQSRDPTPYWDARLRAGVMSRDGHDYALAGGGPLGETLRFRISAQDRYDNGDIVNTTRNEDDAGREDTRSVRGSLLWAPAAVPGYRARYGFARADNEFGDPLHDSSGGERTETSNVRGNENDITTLHSLQQTLPLGGGWRAEAVSGWVQIENLYTIDFDRSADDGGSSDNTLGERIISQEVRVHYEGPRLRTVVGAYYADSDKTTGTLGRDVATAGGLVLLNGTIDSWSEVRTQALFAEADWDVAPHWRLTAGVRFNDERSQRHDASELGLTVTGSIPGLPITLPVGMPLPEVTSDLLAVLLPQFVPPDYVADGAENNTDLLPKLGISWLPSDDTTLALTYQEGYRSGGTSVSFFGGNVSPYRPEYTRTVELAYRGRWQDRQLRLNANLFYTDWRDQQVTIGETSGFETVTENAGRSHLFGLETEALWAFDAPVDVFLSAGLLRTEFDEFVNDGEDYADNRFPYAPEYTVGAGLTLREWRRFSGQLSVNHIGALFSDPDNDPQSEAPARTLVNARLGYRLPSGFSVAVYGRNLTDDLNRQGALVSGSRIASRYGEPRSAGVLLEWQYGAGS, encoded by the coding sequence ATGGCGAAGCGGCAATGGCAGCGCGAAGTGTGGTGGCTGGTGGCCTGTGCCTGGAGCCTACCGCTGGCGGCGCAGCCCGAGCCGACGCCCGCCCCCTACGACGACACGATCCCGGTGGCACCGCTGGTCGACGAGGGCGCACCCGACGACGCGGCGACCGCCATCGACACCCTGGTGGTCTACGGCGAGAAGCTGGGCCGTAGCCTCAACGAGACCGCCAGCAGTGTCGGTGTCGTGACCCGCGAGGACCTGGCCGCCGGCAGCGAGGCGGACATGCGCAGTGTGGTCACCCAGTTCGGCAATGTGGTGGCGGCCGGTGGCGACCGCGAGATCGCCATCCGCGGCATTCCGCTCACCGGCATCGGCGGCGAAGGCGAGACCATCAGCGTCTATCTCGACGGGGTTGCCCTGCCGCCGCAGGCGGCGCGTTTCGCCGGGCCGCTCAGTGCCTGGGACCTGGAGCAGGTCGAGGTGCTGCGGGGGGCGCAGTCCACCAACCAGGGTCGCAACAGTCTGGCCGGCTCGGTGGTGTTGCAGTCGCGCGACCCCACGCCCTACTGGGATGCCCGCCTGCGCGCTGGCGTGATGAGCCGCGATGGCCACGACTACGCGCTGGCCGGCGGCGGGCCGCTGGGCGAGACCCTGCGCTTCCGCATCAGTGCGCAGGACCGGTACGACAACGGCGACATCGTCAATACCACCCGCAATGAGGATGACGCCGGCCGCGAGGACACCCGCAGTGTCCGCGGCAGTCTGCTGTGGGCGCCGGCCGCCGTGCCGGGCTACCGCGCCCGCTACGGGTTTGCCCGCGCCGACAACGAATTTGGCGATCCGCTGCACGACAGTTCCGGCGGCGAGCGTACCGAAACCTCCAACGTGCGCGGCAACGAGAATGACATCACCACCCTGCACAGCCTGCAGCAGACGTTGCCGCTGGGCGGCGGCTGGCGCGCCGAGGCGGTGAGCGGCTGGGTGCAGATCGAGAATCTGTACACCATCGATTTCGATCGTTCGGCTGACGATGGCGGATCCTCCGACAACACGCTGGGCGAGCGGATCATCAGCCAGGAAGTGCGGGTTCACTACGAGGGGCCAAGGCTGCGGACCGTGGTGGGCGCCTACTACGCCGACAGCGACAAGACCACCGGGACCCTCGGCCGCGATGTCGCCACCGCCGGCGGCCTGGTGTTGCTGAACGGCACCATCGATTCGTGGAGCGAGGTGCGCACGCAGGCGCTGTTTGCCGAGGCCGATTGGGACGTCGCCCCCCATTGGCGCCTGACGGCGGGGGTTCGGTTCAATGACGAGCGCTCGCAGCGCCACGATGCCTCGGAGCTGGGGCTGACCGTCACCGGCAGCATCCCCGGCCTGCCGATCACCCTGCCCGTCGGCATGCCGTTGCCGGAGGTCACCAGCGATCTGCTGGCGGTGCTGTTGCCGCAGTTCGTACCGCCGGACTACGTCGCCGACGGTGCCGAGAACAATACCGACCTGCTGCCCAAGCTCGGGATCAGCTGGCTGCCCAGCGACGACACCACGCTGGCGCTGACCTATCAGGAAGGCTACCGATCGGGCGGCACCAGCGTGTCGTTCTTCGGCGGCAACGTCAGCCCCTACCGGCCGGAGTACACCCGTACCGTTGAACTGGCCTACCGCGGCCGCTGGCAGGACCGTCAACTTCGGCTCAATGCCAACCTGTTCTACACCGACTGGCGGGACCAGCAGGTCACCATCGGCGAGACCTCCGGTTTCGAAACCGTCACCGAGAACGCCGGCCGCTCGCATCTGTTCGGGCTGGAAACCGAGGCGCTGTGGGCCTTCGATGCGCCAGTTGATGTCTTCCTGAGTGCCGGGCTGCTGCGTACCGAGTTCGATGAATTCGTCAATGACGGCGAGGACTACGCCGACAACCGCTTCCCCTACGCGCCGGAGTACACCGTCGGTGCCGGCCTGACCCTGCGTGAATGGCGTCGGTTCAGCGGTCAGCTCAGTGTCAACCACATCGGCGCGCTGTTCAGTGACCCGGACAATGATCCGCAGTCGGAAGCGCCCGCCCGCACCCTCGTCAATGCGCGCCTCGGCTACCGGCTGCCGTCGGGGTTCAGTGTCGCCGTGTATGGCCGCAACCTCACCGATGATCTCAATCGGCAGGGCGCGCTGGTGTCCGGCAGCCGCATCGCCTCGCGTTATGGCGAACCCCGCAGCGCCGGCGTGCTGCTGGAGTGGCAATACGGAGCAGGGTCGTGA
- a CDS encoding OmpW/AlkL family protein: MPFLLLPALLATLLLAAPAWAQRAGDVLIEAGWLHSVPNVDNGAPRNTLRPNPLFPLLGVASAFSSEGVRIDADTVNTFGLVGQYFLTDDWAAKLVLGYPPKAAIDGSGIVQATGPLGNLLRIDLSEPRFNPMGSARQWVPVLLLSYHFGPADAVWRPYLSAGFTYAFFTESELNDTLEAETNARFGVPLALAAGIPGPTRLVSKVESTLAPAVGVGVRWHLTETWSLSAGLDFIALETDAVVRLLASDGTELGRSRTRLRFHPVNVTLLVGYRF, translated from the coding sequence TTGCCCTTCTTGCTGCTACCTGCCCTGCTCGCCACCCTGTTGCTGGCCGCGCCCGCCTGGGCCCAGCGTGCCGGGGACGTCCTGATCGAAGCGGGTTGGCTGCACAGCGTCCCGAACGTGGACAACGGCGCCCCTCGCAACACCCTGCGGCCGAATCCGCTGTTCCCGCTGCTGGGCGTGGCGTCGGCCTTCAGCAGCGAGGGCGTCCGCATTGACGCGGATACCGTGAACACCTTCGGGCTCGTCGGCCAGTACTTCCTCACCGACGACTGGGCAGCAAAGCTGGTGCTCGGCTACCCGCCGAAAGCGGCCATCGACGGCAGCGGCATCGTGCAGGCCACCGGCCCGCTCGGGAACCTGCTACGCATTGACCTCAGCGAACCCCGCTTCAACCCCATGGGCAGCGCCCGCCAATGGGTGCCGGTGTTGCTGCTCAGTTACCACTTTGGCCCGGCAGACGCGGTCTGGCGCCCTTACCTGAGTGCGGGCTTCACCTACGCCTTCTTCACCGAGTCCGAACTCAACGACACCCTTGAGGCGGAAACCAATGCGCGATTCGGGGTGCCGCTGGCACTCGCCGCCGGCATTCCCGGGCCGACGCGACTTGTGTCGAAGGTCGAGTCCACGCTGGCACCGGCCGTTGGCGTCGGTGTGCGATGGCATCTGACTGAGACGTGGAGCCTGTCCGCCGGCCTCGACTTCATTGCGCTGGAAACCGATGCCGTGGTCCGGCTGTTGGCGTCGGATGGCACCGAGCTGGGCCGCAGTCGCACGCGGCTGCGCTTTCATCCGGTGAACGTCACGCTGCTTGTGGGGTATCGGTTCTGA
- a CDS encoding IS3 family transposase (programmed frameshift): MRKSRFTDSQIMAVLKQAEGGAPVPELCREHGISSATFYKWRSKFGGLDVSQLTRMKELEDENRRLKKMYAESQMSAELLKEALFKKMVRPSQRREMARWAVTSKAISIRQACVTFQVSETCYRYQAKAEPENVRIADWLVRLTSTYRNWGFGLCFLYLRNVKGFGWNHKRVYRIYRELELNLRIKPKKRLLRQLPRPLTVPLACNEVWSMDFMHDQLSDGRSFRLFNVLDDYNREGLGIEVDLSLPSTRVIRSLEQIIEWRGTPRVLRCDNGPELISGALMTWAREKGIRIEYIQPGKPQQNAYVERYNRTVRYDWLSQHLFHSIEQVQQSATDWLWSYNHERPNMALGGITPMQRLAAAA, translated from the exons ATGCGGAAATCACGATTTACCGACAGCCAGATCATGGCGGTGTTGAAGCAGGCAGAAGGTGGCGCGCCCGTGCCTGAGCTGTGCCGGGAGCACGGCATCAGCTCGGCGACGTTCTACAAGTGGCGGTCGAAGTTCGGCGGCTTGGACGTCTCGCAGCTCACCCGGATGAAGGAGCTGGAGGACGAGAACCGGCGGCTGAAGAAGATGTACGCCGAGTCCCAGATGAGCGCGGAGCTGCTGAAGGAAGCGCTGT TCAAAAAAATGGTGAGGCCATCTCAGCGCCGAGAGATGGCCCGATGGGCGGTAACTTCCAAGGCGATCAGCATCCGGCAGGCCTGTGTGACCTTTCAGGTCAGCGAGACCTGCTACCGGTACCAGGCCAAAGCCGAGCCTGAAAACGTGCGCATTGCCGATTGGCTGGTGCGGCTCACCAGTACCTACCGCAACTGGGGCTTTGGGCTGTGCTTCCTGTACCTGCGCAACGTCAAGGGGTTCGGGTGGAACCACAAGCGCGTCTACCGGATATATCGCGAACTGGAGCTCAATCTCCGCATCAAACCGAAGAAGCGGCTGCTGCGACAGCTGCCGCGGCCCCTGACAGTACCGCTGGCATGTAACGAGGTCTGGTCGATGGACTTCATGCACGACCAGCTCAGTGACGGCCGCAGCTTTCGGTTGTTCAACGTGCTGGATGACTACAACCGGGAAGGGCTCGGGATCGAAGTGGATCTATCGCTGCCATCGACACGGGTTATCCGCAGCCTGGAGCAGATCATCGAATGGCGCGGCACACCGCGGGTCCTGAGGTGCGACAACGGCCCGGAACTGATCAGTGGCGCGCTCATGACCTGGGCCAGGGAGAAAGGCATCCGCATCGAATACATCCAGCCGGGAAAGCCGCAGCAAAATGCCTATGTCGAGCGCTACAACCGAACCGTACGCTACGACTGGCTGAGTCAACACCTGTTTCACAGCATCGAGCAGGTGCAGCAATCCGCCACCGACTGGCTCTGGTCGTACAATCACGAAAGGCCAAATATGGCACTTGGTGGCATTACCCCCATGCAGCGGCTTGCTGCCGCTGCGTAG
- a CDS encoding heavy metal translocating P-type ATPase, whose amino-acid sequence MAENNERSHNQAVKKQDFGSQLTDPVCGMNVTEESPYHVAHEEKSFYFCSAKCMHTFGSEPEKFTAPRNKEEPVGQVEPGTIYTCPMHPEIQQDHPGSCPKCGMALEPLMPSLDDDNPELKDFSRRFWWTLPFTIVVTVLAMFGPQLGWFNMDMQTWIELVLSLPVVLWAGQPFFVRGWQSVINRSPNMWTLIGLGTGAAFIYSTIATVAPGIFPETFQSMGRVGVYFEAAVVIISLTLFGQVLELRARSQTSAAIRSLLGLAPKTARRINADGTEEDVPLTHVHEGDRLRVRPGEKVPVDGVVEEGNSSLDESMLTGEPIPVSKRPGDKVIGGTMNTSGALVIRAEKVGSATVLSQIVQLVAQAQRSRAPMQRMADLVAGYFVMAVVVIAITTFFVWGVFGPQPSWVYGLINAVAVLIIACPCALGLATPMSVMVVTGRGATQGVLFRDAAAIENLRKVDTLIVDKTGTLTEGRPVFDQAVSAGNMDADEVLRIAASLDQGSEHPLADAIVSAARERGLNLSPVEEFESGSGIGVSGRVDGKPLALGNTAVMEQENVDVAELSDTAESFRTRGASVMYLAVDGKLAGLLAVSDPIKETTPEAVDALKAAGIRIIMATGDGVSTARAVAERLGIDEIIGEVTPSDKLDLVNKLQSEGRIVAMAGDGINDAPALAKANVGIAMGTGTDVAMNSAQVTLVRGDLRGISTARFLSEKTVRNMKQNLGFAFVYNALGVPLAAGVLYPFAGLLLSPMFAALAMSLSSASVVFNALRLRRST is encoded by the coding sequence ATGGCGGAGAACAATGAACGGTCCCATAATCAGGCCGTAAAAAAACAGGACTTCGGGTCGCAGCTTACCGATCCTGTGTGCGGGATGAATGTAACAGAAGAGTCTCCCTATCACGTTGCACATGAAGAAAAGTCTTTTTATTTTTGTAGTGCAAAGTGTATGCACACGTTCGGAAGCGAGCCTGAGAAATTCACTGCACCGCGAAATAAAGAAGAACCTGTCGGACAAGTAGAGCCTGGCACAATCTACACTTGCCCGATGCATCCTGAAATTCAACAGGACCACCCCGGAAGCTGTCCGAAGTGCGGCATGGCACTTGAGCCGCTCATGCCCAGCCTCGATGACGACAATCCAGAACTAAAAGATTTTTCTCGACGATTTTGGTGGACGCTGCCTTTCACCATCGTGGTCACCGTGTTGGCGATGTTCGGTCCTCAGCTTGGCTGGTTCAACATGGACATGCAGACATGGATTGAGCTCGTACTGTCATTACCGGTGGTGCTATGGGCAGGGCAGCCATTTTTCGTACGCGGCTGGCAGTCTGTTATCAACCGCAGTCCCAACATGTGGACGCTCATTGGTTTGGGTACGGGAGCGGCATTCATCTACAGCACGATCGCAACGGTGGCTCCGGGTATTTTCCCCGAAACCTTCCAGTCGATGGGGCGCGTTGGCGTTTACTTCGAAGCTGCGGTGGTCATCATCTCACTAACCCTTTTTGGCCAGGTTCTCGAACTCCGCGCCCGATCGCAGACCTCCGCTGCTATCAGGTCATTGCTGGGTTTAGCACCCAAAACTGCCCGTCGTATCAATGCAGACGGAACTGAAGAGGATGTACCGCTGACGCATGTTCACGAAGGTGATCGCCTGCGAGTGCGACCCGGGGAAAAAGTACCCGTTGATGGGGTCGTCGAAGAAGGCAACAGCTCACTCGATGAATCCATGCTTACCGGAGAACCTATTCCAGTCAGCAAACGCCCCGGTGACAAAGTTATTGGCGGGACCATGAATACGTCCGGCGCGTTAGTGATACGAGCAGAAAAAGTAGGTTCAGCCACGGTACTGTCGCAAATTGTCCAACTTGTTGCACAAGCCCAGCGCTCTCGGGCGCCAATGCAGCGGATGGCTGACCTCGTGGCCGGCTACTTCGTGATGGCTGTGGTCGTGATCGCAATCACGACATTCTTTGTCTGGGGAGTTTTCGGCCCGCAGCCAAGTTGGGTCTATGGACTGATTAACGCAGTGGCTGTATTGATCATCGCCTGCCCTTGTGCGCTGGGGCTCGCTACGCCGATGTCTGTAATGGTGGTAACGGGCCGGGGAGCCACCCAGGGCGTGCTGTTCCGCGACGCCGCAGCAATAGAGAATTTGCGGAAAGTCGATACGCTCATCGTTGATAAGACGGGCACCTTGACTGAAGGCCGTCCAGTCTTCGATCAAGCCGTTTCCGCTGGCAACATGGACGCCGATGAAGTCCTACGAATTGCAGCCAGCTTGGATCAAGGTAGCGAACACCCCCTCGCCGATGCCATCGTCAGCGCCGCTCGCGAGCGCGGGCTGAATCTAAGCCCGGTGGAAGAATTTGAATCCGGCAGCGGTATCGGCGTGAGCGGTCGGGTGGATGGCAAACCGCTCGCGCTGGGTAACACCGCGGTCATGGAGCAGGAGAACGTCGACGTGGCCGAGCTGAGCGATACTGCCGAAAGTTTCCGAACCAGGGGTGCGAGCGTTATGTATCTGGCAGTGGACGGCAAACTCGCTGGCTTGTTGGCGGTTTCTGACCCCATCAAAGAAACCACCCCTGAGGCCGTGGACGCCCTGAAGGCAGCGGGGATCCGCATCATCATGGCCACTGGAGATGGCGTCTCTACAGCGAGGGCTGTTGCTGAACGGTTGGGCATCGACGAGATTATTGGTGAAGTGACCCCTAGCGACAAGCTCGATTTGGTAAATAAGCTTCAATCCGAAGGACGGATCGTTGCGATGGCGGGCGACGGCATCAATGATGCGCCGGCTCTGGCCAAGGCCAATGTCGGCATTGCCATGGGGACCGGAACTGATGTGGCCATGAACAGCGCGCAAGTCACATTGGTTAGGGGGGACCTGCGCGGTATTTCCACGGCTCGCTTCCTGTCGGAGAAGACCGTCCGCAATATGAAGCAGAACCTCGGCTTCGCATTTGTTTACAACGCGCTGGGTGTACCGCTTGCAGCAGGCGTCTTGTACCCGTTTGCGGGCCTTCTTCTTTCGCCGATGTTTGCCGCATTGGCTATGAGCTTGAGTTCGGCGTCAGTGGTGTTCAATGCCCTCCGGCTTCGCAGATCAACCTAA